The following is a genomic window from Chloracidobacterium sp..
GGGTGCCTTTCCTTAACATATTGCGGCAACAAGCGTTCTATGTTATATCAAAGGTATGAAAAAAGCAGTCAAGATCATCGTACTCGTTCTGGCTGCGGGCTTTTTGGTCATTCAGCTCTTTCAGATCGACAAGTCGAACCCGCCGATCAATGAAGGCGAAACGATCGAGGCAGCGGTTTCCGTGCCGCCGGAGATCAGCTCGATACTTTCAAGATCGTGCAACGATTGCCATTCAAATAATACCGTTTATCCGTGGTATTCCTACATTCAGCCTGTCGGATGGTTCCTAAAAAATCACATCGACAAGGGGCGCGATGAACTCAACTTCAGCCGCTTTGCTGCCTATGAGCCAAAGCGCCGCAATAAAAAGTTCAAAGAGGTCTGTGAGCAGGTCGGATCGGGCGAAATGCCGATGACCGCGTATGTGATCGGCCACCCGAATGCCGCGCTGACAGAAGCCGACAAGAAAGCGCTCTGTGATTGGGCGAATTCTCTACGCCGGGATGAGGGTTCCGATCACTAACTGCAAGCGGCCGTAATCCGCTTCGACATAGTTCGGGACAGAACATAAAATTCCCCTCCTTACCAAGGAGGGGTGGCATTTGCCGCTTTGGGCAAATGACGGGGTGGTTCTTTGGTGCGGATAACGAAACTGATAACGGTACAAAACTGTCAGCTAAACGA
Proteins encoded in this region:
- a CDS encoding heme-binding domain-containing protein is translated as MKKAVKIIVLVLAAGFLVIQLFQIDKSNPPINEGETIEAAVSVPPEISSILSRSCNDCHSNNTVYPWYSYIQPVGWFLKNHIDKGRDELNFSRFAAYEPKRRNKKFKEVCEQVGSGEMPMTAYVIGHPNAALTEADKKALCDWANSLRRDEGSDH